From uncultured Pseudodesulfovibrio sp.:
GCTTGGCCGTGCTTCGAATTTCTTGATCCGCCCGGTCTCGCAACACAGCAAGCCCGGTTTCCAAATCTGATTCGTCAGCTACACGAACATCGGCATTTTTCAGAATACGATTTTTCCCAAGTCGTTTCACGAGCGCCTGCCGAAACTTCACCATTTCTTCAGGCGAAGGTTCGGCATGAACCATCATGGGCCTCGGCCTCAACAAGGCAGTCGCTACCAGCCAACCGAATGAAACAACAACGATCAACAAAAGTCCCCAGAACACCCACGGGGTTGCAGCCACGTTGATGCGCCCGGCAAAATCGGACAGCCCGACGATACAATCATATATGAAGGCGAAAAACGCCCCTATGACAATGACTCCAATTAGGGTCAAAAAATTCTTCATCTGTTTGGACATGCATTCCTCCACGAACAAGATAAGGCCATGCCTTCAAATGGCAAAGCAAGAACTTGTCCGATACATTTCAAAACCCTGTAAGCAAAACACCCCGGCTGTTCAAGAATGTGCAATAAAAACACAAAAAAAGGTCAAACCCTCGACATACTCGCCGTACGCAAGGGCTTGACCGTTATGAAACAATGCAGTGAACGTTTTTACTCTTCGGGAGTCAGCGGCTTATAATACATACCAATCTTGATGCGGTCAGTGGAGTACTGGCTCTTGAGCTTGATCTTGAGCTCTTCATTTTCCCAACGGTAAACATCCCAATTGTCGATTTTTTTATGATCTGGAACACCATAGGAGTCCATAAGCGTGGTAACCACTTTCTTGACGTCTTTGGCTTTGTCGATCTCAATCAATGCCGTATAGAGCTTACCACCTAAAAATCCATAGGTGACCTCCCCCTGCTCCACTTCAAAAATACCACACGGGTCCACCTTGGTGACAGAATAATACTTCACACCGTCCACGGTGTGGGAAAAAGTAATCTGTTCCACAGTAGAAATGGGTTTTCCCCAGGGAATGGCATTACACTCATCCGCAGCATATGCGGATACAGAGAATGCTACGGCCAGCAGGGCAGTGAAAACAAATACGCGTATTTTCAAACCAGTCTCCTTGGTCTTTGGTTCATTCCATGACAGGGCCATACTCACGGAGAGCACAATCCGTGTCAACTGTTGGTTTTCGTTCCCTTATAGGTAAACGCCTTTTTATCCATGGTATAATACGACCCGCGATCAATACCCACAGCTTTTCCGCAAGGACAAAACACCTTGCCGTCCCGTTCTTCCATATTCCACACCTTTTTGATGCGATCCTTGTGGCAACGGTGCACTTCTCCTTGGCCGATCTTATAATACTTCCAGAGTTTGCGACGACAGGCTGAACATTTGAGTGTGAGCATGTCCAAATGATAGCGCACTGAAAGACAACCGTAAACGCCTTGTCTCCAGATCACAGAAAAAGGCCATGCAGACTCACTGCATGGCCTTGATAAAACATTTTTCAACGCAACCGGGCTTACTCGGATTTTGCCACAAAACGATGATCCGATCGCAATGTCTCGGCCTTATCCGCATTTTGATCCAACCAACCAAAACGATCTGCCGGAGCAACGTCGAACTTGGCAACATAGGGTTTGATATCCAGAAGAGGCGTTCCATCGAGAACATCAATACCACGAATTCGCAGGATATTACCTTCAATGGACTCCAACCGGACCACGGACATGCCGATCATGTTTGGTCGTCGAGGGGCCCGCGTGGAGAATAATCCGCGTGGTACTGTGTCCATGAACGGCGTAACCTTGAGCTTGAAGTCGCTGTTCTTGTGCAGGTGATACAATAGATGGATATGAGAGAATCCATCCAAGTCCTCCAACCCTTCCACGAACTCTTCATTCAACCGAATTTCACCGACCACATCTTTGGCCCCGGTGGGCTGGATAGGCATATCGTCCAAGGACGTAAACGGTGTATGAATCACACCAATAGGAGTAAAAACGACGCTATTCATATGAGGCTCTCCGCTGTGTTTCAGGCAAGTGTTACGTTTGCTGCCTTGACGCCAAGGCACATGGTGTCATCCCGGTGAATATCCAACTCCTGAAATGCGCTGGCAGTAATGACTGCTGGAATGCGCACACCCTGCGACCGGAACGACAAGTGATACAGGATGCCTTCCTGATAATAGTCTTCAAGCGTCGCGTCCACAAGGTTCTGAATAGATGTCTTTTGCGGTCGATCACGGAAAACCATTACATTTTCAGGCCGCAGAAACACACGGACATTGTCACCGCTCTGGGCAGACTCAATAGAATTCAAGACCAAACCACCGACGTCAACCTGACACTGGCCGTTAGCTCCGGGCTGAACTGTCCCTTCAAAAACACTCGCCCCCACAAAATCAGCGACAAACCGATTGCTCGGCCTATTGAACACATCATGCGTGGTGGCATGCTGTTCCAATCGCCCATTTCGCATGATGGCAACCTTATCAGCCAGCGCCCAGACGTCATCCATATCATGAGTAATATGCAGAACGGTAATATCACGCTCACGCATAATCCGACGTAAAAGAGCGCGCGTGGTGTGTCGAGTTTGCGGATCCAGAGCCGAAAGGGGTTCATCCATAAGCAAAAGACGAGGTTCGACCACCAAAGCACGAGCCAAAGCTGCGCGTTGCTGCTCCCCGCCAGATAATGTTGTGGGTTTGCGATGCAATACATGGGTGATGTTCAGGGCTTCGGCCATCTCCATGATCTTCGCCTTTCGGCTCACCTTGTCTCGATCAACTTTTTTCAGACCATACTCAATATTTTGAAACACGTTCTTGTGAGGCAGGAGAGCATAGTCCTGATATACGATGCCAATACGCCGTTTTTCCGGCGGGTCATCCGTGATATCGCGCCCTTCCAGAAACACCCGACCTTTGGACGGTTTGTAAAACCCGATAATACACTCGAGCAAAATAGTCTTTCCGGAGCCGGTCGGTCCCATGACGGTCAGATATTCGCCACGTTCAAATTCCAGAGACACACCTTTGAGCGAGAATTCTCCGAGATCGATATGCATGTCTTCAACGCGCAGGAAACTCATAATTTCGCCTCCGTTTTTTCAAAAATGAAAATGGCGATGAAGGACACACCTATCAGTAGGATTCCACTGGTCAAGGCCATGCCCATGTTGCCGTAAGAGATGTTCAAATAGAGGGTAATGGGGAGAGTTTCTGTCCGCATGTACGAACCACCCGCCAGAATCAACACAGTGCCGAACGTTCCGATACACCGGGCAAAGGCGATGACTGTTGAAGCGAGAATACCGCTCCCGGCCAAAGGAATCGAGACTCGAAGGAACGTCTCGAACTGCGTATAGCCGAGACTTCTGGATACGAATTCCATGCGAGGATTGATATAGTCAAACGTGGACTTCATGATCCGCACCGAATATGGCAGGGCCGTAAAAAACTGGGCCGCAACAATACCTTTCTTGGTAAAGACAAAATCCAACCCTACGGAACTCAAAGCCTTGCCAATAGGAGTCTTCCCAAACAGCAAGAGCAGGCACAAGCCGAGAACCAATTCTGGGAAGGCCACAGGAAGATCAATAATTGTCTTCACCACGCCCTTACCCCAAAAATCCAGCCGGGAAAGAGTGTACCCAATAGGAAGCGCAAACAGCATGACCAACACCGTGGACACAAACCCCGTGACCAACGAAAGACGCAATGAAAGCTGCATCTCCTCACTCCAGATATTGGTCATAATATCTTCAAAGGTCGGCACAGTCAGCAGCGCTCCTATCGCGCACAGCAGAAAGAACGTAATGAAAAAGGAACTGAAAAGAAGCCCCGCTTTGAACGGCGTTACTTTGTGCATGCTTCAAAGCCCCACTTCTCCCAAACAACAAGCCCTTCGGCAGAGGCTATATAATCATTGAGTTCAAGAGCCAGGGGATTATCTTTTGCAGAAACATGGACGGCGGTCGGAATTGTCTTGATCATATTGCGTTTGTCATCAATACGCACAACCTGCACCTTGCCCTTGCCCTCGGCCCATGTGGTAACATCAAGCCAGTTAATGGCGGCATCAGCCTGTTCCAGAGCAGTATAAATAAGAAGCTGGTTACAGGTAGGGGCGTACACAACCACGTTCGGTGTCACTTGCTCCCACATCCCGGCCTTGCTCAACATCTTCTTGGACACTTTGCCAATAGCGGCAGCCTTGGGGTCTCCCAAAGCGACCTTGACGCCCGGACGGGCCAGATCATCCAAAGTCTGAATATTCGCAGGATTGCCACCCGGCACGACCATAACAGGCACATGCTTGACGATGGGCTTCATGCTCGGCTCATACACCCAGCCGTTTTTGATGGCATCGCGTGTGTATTTCTCGGCACCGGGAATAAAGACATCACATGTTTGTCCCACGCCAAGCATTCCAAAAATTTCACCGGAACTGCCATAATGCACATCGATATGTACATCGTGCGATTTCTCGAAGTTCTGACGAAGCTCTTCCATCGGCTTCATCAACCCGGCTCCGGCAAAAATACGCAAATCATCGGCATATGCATTGGTAAACATGCCGGTAACGGCAAGGCACAAGAAAAAGACAAAAGTCATGGGCAAAAAACGGCGAGACATGACCACACTCCAGAAAAGTTACAGATACAGTAGTTCGGCTCCATTCCGCCATGAAACAGACCAATAAGACCGCCGTACCGACTTCCCTCAAATTCGACCTCGGCCCAGACTACGGACTACGCAAAAGTACACAGACCTGCGCGCTTAATATGTTACGAAGAACATAATGCATCCCTTCATAATGAGCAAGAATTTCAGCCCTACACAGGAGAATGACACGAACCTCAAAGGTATGGATTAGCAAAAGAAAAAAATGAGGAAGGAAGTATAGGCTATAGCGACTCTGAACGTTTTTGCATAATAGCACCAACCCCATTTATGATTGAACTATCTCATCTTTCATTTCTACACCTGTTCAAAATGCACGGTCTCCACTTCAGGAAAATCGCCTAAAGTTTTAGCGATGCCCGCCTGAAGGAAGGAATCCACCCACCAGAAAATGTTGTTTTTACGAACCTGCTCACGCAATTTGGACATATGAAGGGAACGCTCTTCCTTACTCCAATGAAATGCCCTGTGTATTCCTTTGGCAATACCATCCATATCATAAGGATTAACCAGATAAGCATGTTTCTGAAGTTGAGCCGCTGCACCGGCAAACTCACTGAGGACGAGAACACCATCTTCCGAGGTGTTACAAGCACAATATTCTTTGGCTACCAGATTCATGCCATCGCGCAAAGGAGTGACAAGACCGATATCAGCGGCAGCGTAATAAGCCACCAATTCATCATGGGGCAAATTACGATAGTGATAATGGACAGGCACCCAACCGGGAAAAGAAAACTCACCATTGACCCGGCCCACTAACTGTTCAATCTCAGTGCGCAAATCCTTGTACTCGTCAACTTCTTCACGACTTGGCACGGCAATCTGCACGAAATTCATTCGTCCCTTCAAATCAGGATACCGCCGCAACAATGTCTGGATGGACCGGATTCGTTCAGGAATACCTTTCGTATAATCCAGCCGATCCACACCGAGAATAATCTTGCGATGACGCAACGCCTCTTTCAATTCAAACGCTTTTCGCGCTACATCCGGTCGCTTGGCCAAATCCGAGAACTGATTATAATCAATAGAAATAGGAAAAGCCCCAAGTCGGAACTTCCGATTACCCGCATGCACTGTCACCACAGCACCACGTCCCTCGACCCTTGCATCAGGCATGAGTCTTTGCAAACACCCCACAAAATTCCGACGATCCTGAATAGTCTGAAATCCCACAAGGTCATAATCGATTAATGCCTGAATGAGTTTCCAACGCCACGGCAACTTCATGAAAATATCCGGCGTGGGAAAAGGAATATGCAGGAAAAAACCGATATTCCGTTTCACCCCCATGCTCTTCAAGAAAAAAGCCTGATGCATGAGATGGTAGTCCTGAATCCAAATATAATCGTCCTGATCAGACTTGCGGGCCACGACTTCGGCAAACTTGAAATTCACGTCCAGATACGCCCGCCAATACTTAGGGAAAAACCGACAGCGTGTCTGTAAATCATGGAACAAAGGCCAGATAATCTCGTTCGAAAAACCAAAATAGTACCCGTCAACCTCTTCCTTGGTCAAAGGGACGGTGCACAACTCATAGCCAGCTTCCTTTGAAAAATCAGCGAGTAAACCATCAACGTCAACATCCGGTTCAGATGCGCCGGACCAGCCTATCCAGACGCCGCCTCGATTTTTCAGCACCGGAGCCATGGCCGTGACCAACCCACCAGAACCGGGGTTGACCTTCCACTGACCATTTTCTTTTTTCAGCGCTGCGGGAAGGCGATTTGAGACCACCACAAGTTTCTGCATTCCGGATTCCATCAATCATCTCCCAATTCAGGTATGAAGAATGGATTTTCTTCATTAATAGACTGTTACCGCTCTTTGATGGGGATTTCAACCTCACGAGTAAAACAGAACGGTAAAAATTATGGTCCCAAACAGTTGACAAGAGCGACCGCATACTTATCTTTTGCCGCAGTCGACATTATACGCCGCGCAGGGTTGCGGCGAATATACTATAAGGAGATAATTTCATGGGTTTGAAACCATTGCATGATCGCGTCATCGTCAAGAGGAAGGAAGAAGAGGAAAGGACTGCCGGGGGCATCTACATCCCGGACTCCGCCAAAGAGAAGCCGCAGAACGGCGTTATCATGGCAGCCGGTCCCGAGTGCAAGACCGTTCAGGACGGCGACATCATCCTGTTCGCCAAGTATGCGGGCAGCGAATTCTCCATGGACGGCGACGAGCTGATCATCATGAGAGAAGACGACATCCTCGGCGTCTTTGCATAAACTGTCCAACAAGGCTCGATTGCTTCGTTGCTTTAAAAGAATCAAATCCACGCGAAGGAAACTCCGCTTCGGTCCTTGATCCTTTTCTGCCCCTCGCACTCGAACCTTTCTGCACAGTTTCACGATGTTTTTTTGTAGTTAACAAACAAATTTCACAGGGAATAAACAATGGCGAAAGCAATTGATTACAAAGCGGTTGCCCGCGAGGGCATGCAGAACGGCGTCAACATCCTGGCCAACGCCGTCAAGGTTACTCTCGGCCCCAAGGGTCGTAACGTCATGCTGGAAAAAACCTGGGGTGCTCCTCAGGTGACCAAGGATGGCGTGACTGTAGCCGAAAAGATTGATCTGGAAGACAAGCTCGAAAACATGGGCGCACAGATGGTCAAGGAAGTTGCTTCCAAGACCAATGAAATCGCCGGTGACGGAACCACCACTGCCACAGTGCTGGCCCAGTCCATTTTCAACGAAGGCGTCAAGTTGCTGGCTGCCGGCCGCAACCCCATGTCCATCAAGCGCGGTATTGATCTGGCTGTCGACGCTCTGGCCAAAGAGCTGGAAGCAATGGCCAAACCGATCAAGAAAAGCTCCGAAATCGCTCAGATCGGTTCCATTTCCGCCAACAATGACATGACCATCGGTGAAATCCTCGCCGAGGCCGTGGAAAGAGTCGGCGACAACGGCGTCATCACCGTTGAGGAATCTCAGGGCCTGTCCACTCAGCTGGACGTGGTCGAGGGCATGCAGTGGGATCAGGGTTACCTTTCCCCCTACTTCATCAATGACGGCGACAAACAGGCTGCTGTTTACGAAGACCCGTTCATTCTGCTTTCCGAAGGCAAAATTTCCAACATCAAGCCGCTGGTTCCCATCTTGGAAGCCGTGGCCAAAGCCGGACGTCCCCTGCTCATCGTCGCCGAGACGGTTGAAAATGACGCTCTTGCCGGTCTGACCATCAACGCCATGCGCGGCTCCCTGAAAGTTTGCGCAGTCAAGGCTCCCGGTTTCGGTGAACGCCGCAAGGACATGATTCGCGACATCGCCATCATGACCGGCGCGACTCCGGTTTCCGAAGACACTGCTGTCACTCTGGAATCCATCCAGCCGAATGACTTCGGTACTGCCAAGAAAGTGGTTGTTGACAAGAACAACACCTTGGTCGTGGATGGTGCAGGCGACAAGGAAGTCGTAGCACGCCGTTGCGAAGAGATCATGAACATGGTCAACAATGCTTCCAGCGACTACGACCGCGAAAAGCTGCAGGAACGTCTGGCCAAGATGGTCGGCGGTGTAGCTGTCATCAAGGTCGGCGCTCCTACAGAAATCGAAATGAAAGAACGCAAGGACCGCGTTGAAGACGCCTTGAACGCCACCCGCGCAGCCGTTGACGAAGGTATCGTCGCTGGCGGCGGTACCGCTCTGGTTCGTGCAGGAAAAGCCCTGGCCAAGGTCAAGGGTGCCAACGACACCGAGCAGGCCGGTGTGGACATCGTCGTTCGCGCCATCGAAGAACCTCTGCGCCAGATCGCCAACAACTGCGGCCTCGAAGGCACAGTGATTGTCGAAAAGGTCAAAGCCCTCAAAGGCAACAACGGCTTCAACGCCGCCACTGGCGAGTACACCGATCTGGTCAAGGCCGGTGTCATTGATCCCAAAAAGGTCACTCGCATCGCTCTGCAGAATGCCGCTTCCGTGTCCAGCATGTTGCTGACCACCGAATGCGCCATCTCCGAGGCTGTAGTCGAAGACGAAGCTTAGCCTTCACGCCATTCGATATTCAAAGGCCGGACGTTTTACGTCCGGCCTTTTTTTGTTCCTTGTTGTAGAAACGCCATCAAATATGTAGGCTTCAACCATGTCATTTTTTTCAAAACTCGTGCAGCCCTATCGCAAAGGCGAAAAGAACTTCGAACGCGGACGATCTGCAGAACTCCGTCGGGATTTCGTAAAAGCCGAGGAGTACTTCACCACGGCGGCATTCGCCTTTGATGAACACTTCGCAAAGAAGAATGCCGCAAGCAAAGACTCCCGCGTGTCCCATCTGGTCATGGCCGGAATTTGTTACACCCGTATCGGCCGATTTGAAGACGGGTTGCGAGTGCTTGAGCAATGCATTGAAGCAAAGGATATCCCGGACGCCTTTCTCCATGCAGGATATGCGGCAGCAAAACTCGGCATGACTGAAAAAGCGATTACTCACTGGGAAAACTACCCGGACTGGGCGGGCCAACGCATCATTGCCAACACGCTCAAGGATCAACTCAAAATGATTCGTACCGAGGACGCCAACCTTCAAGCTGCATGCGAAGCCGTTGCCAAGGCCGTGCAGAAACAGGACAAAATGAATCAAAATGACCGAAAATTTCGAGAACGCGGACAGCGGAACCGTGAGCATAAACAAGGATATTAACCAACTGTTTGTAAAACGCATCCAAAGCATGTAATTTCACTGTCATGCCGCAACATCACCACATATTCAAACGCTTGAGCCTCTATTTTTCCTCGGCACTTCTTGCCGTACTTATTTTTTCGTTCCCAGCTTTAGCTGCTGACACAACCGTTGTCGGCACAGGCTCATCCTCTCAAGATGTGCCGAATGTTCAGGCCGCAGTGGACAAAGGTGGATCAGTCCTCCTCAAAGGGAAATTCAATTTTGGGCCTGAAGGCCGAGTAAAAATCACAAAAAACATTCGTATTTCCGGTGAAACCGATTCTGTTGGAGAACCAAAAACCATTATTACCGGTGGTTTCTGGACACTATACGCCCCCCTGCCTTACAAAGATGCACCTCCGTCAGAAAAAGGCCCCATCGTTGCTGTCAGTTCCATCCGATTCGATGGTTCAAAAGGAACCCCGCTCCACTTCCCCTATGTAAGCGGTTTGGATATACGGGGATGCACCGTAACAGATGTCATTCCTCAACAAGTTGACATTGAATGGTCTGAGGCCGACACCCTTGCATTTCAAGCCGGAGTCATCGTGGGCAACCGTATTGTCCATACCAAAGGACCGTTGAAAAAAGCGGTGAGCGGAACAATCAGAATTGAAAACAACCGTTTCTTCATGGAAAACAAACGCCCTAAAAGTACTGCCGGATTCGGTGTTCTCACAGACTGGACCACGGGCGCAGAAATCACCATCAAGGATAACATCATCCTCCGTACATCGCGAAACGGCATAGAAGTGTTGGATAATACGCGTAATGCCAAGGGTAATGGCTCCATCACCATATCCGGCAACCGCATCACCACGGACGAAGAAGGGATTCCCTATCCTCACAAATACGGTCCCAACGGCATTGTGGCTGGATGGTACTTTGACACTCGCGGCGGCGCGGACTTTTCACGCAACAACCGCATTGCCATCACTGGCAATCGCATCGAAGGTCGAGGAGAGGCTTCTACCGGCATCCTGCTCTATGCCAATGATATAGTGGCCACCTGCAACGACATCATTATGGGCGGAGGCGTCAGTGCGCGTGGTATTGTCCAGACGGGATCACGCGGTTTTTTTGCCAATAACAGAGTGCGTGGCGAAGCTCGATACGCCCTCTACTGTTACCCCTTCGAGTCACTCAAAGCCACGGCCAATACCTTTGCATGGACAGAGCTGAACGATTTCACAGGCATCAAAGGCCACGTCTTGCTCGGGGGTCAAGTCAATGTTGTTGTCGGCTCAGTTCCGGCACTGCTCGACAAGGGCAAAGGAAATCGTGTGGTAGAAACTCCGCCTTGTGCTCTCCCAGAAGTTGACCCTGAAGGCGAATCATGGGAACCCGTTGAATAGCTGACGGCTCTCAACCTTCAACTCGCTTGAGCTTTGCTCATGGGGCCCCCCCTCTTTTATTTGAAAAGAGAATTTGTCAGCATAAGTTCTTTCGTCCCAACGGTTCCAACCAGACATAGATGTACAGAAATCTCAAATAATATTTCTTCTAAAAGTATCAAAAAAAACAGACACTTTTATTACAATATTATCACGAACCTGATGAATATTGCCTTTTGTGTTGACACTCTCAATCTCACCTTGTATTGATTGATAACGATTTTCAATTTCAACCAAGCCGAGGTAATTATGTGTGCCGCTCTTGTAGGTGGAATGGACCGACTGAAAAGAGAATATGTGACTGAAGCCAAAAAAAACGGCGTCAAGCTTAAACACTTCACGGGTAAAGAACGAAAGATATCTCAATCCTTGGGTAATGTAGACTTTGTCGTCATGTTTACGAATAAGGTTTCACACAAAGCACGCAAAGACGTCCTCGACGC
This genomic window contains:
- the tsaA gene encoding tRNA (N6-threonylcarbamoyladenosine(37)-N6)-methyltransferase TrmO produces the protein MNSVVFTPIGVIHTPFTSLDDMPIQPTGAKDVVGEIRLNEEFVEGLEDLDGFSHIHLLYHLHKNSDFKLKVTPFMDTVPRGLFSTRAPRRPNMIGMSVVRLESIEGNILRIRGIDVLDGTPLLDIKPYVAKFDVAPADRFGWLDQNADKAETLRSDHRFVAKSE
- a CDS encoding ATP-binding cassette domain-containing protein codes for the protein MSFLRVEDMHIDLGEFSLKGVSLEFERGEYLTVMGPTGSGKTILLECIIGFYKPSKGRVFLEGRDITDDPPEKRRIGIVYQDYALLPHKNVFQNIEYGLKKVDRDKVSRKAKIMEMAEALNITHVLHRKPTTLSGGEQQRAALARALVVEPRLLLMDEPLSALDPQTRHTTRALLRRIMRERDITVLHITHDMDDVWALADKVAIMRNGRLEQHATTHDVFNRPSNRFVADFVGASVFEGTVQPGANGQCQVDVGGLVLNSIESAQSGDNVRVFLRPENVMVFRDRPQKTSIQNLVDATLEDYYQEGILYHLSFRSQGVRIPAVITASAFQELDIHRDDTMCLGVKAANVTLA
- a CDS encoding ABC transporter permease, coding for MHKVTPFKAGLLFSSFFITFFLLCAIGALLTVPTFEDIMTNIWSEEMQLSLRLSLVTGFVSTVLVMLFALPIGYTLSRLDFWGKGVVKTIIDLPVAFPELVLGLCLLLLFGKTPIGKALSSVGLDFVFTKKGIVAAQFFTALPYSVRIMKSTFDYINPRMEFVSRSLGYTQFETFLRVSIPLAGSGILASTVIAFARCIGTFGTVLILAGGSYMRTETLPITLYLNISYGNMGMALTSGILLIGVSFIAIFIFEKTEAKL
- the modA gene encoding molybdate ABC transporter substrate-binding protein, which encodes MSRRFLPMTFVFFLCLAVTGMFTNAYADDLRIFAGAGLMKPMEELRQNFEKSHDVHIDVHYGSSGEIFGMLGVGQTCDVFIPGAEKYTRDAIKNGWVYEPSMKPIVKHVPVMVVPGGNPANIQTLDDLARPGVKVALGDPKAAAIGKVSKKMLSKAGMWEQVTPNVVVYAPTCNQLLIYTALEQADAAINWLDVTTWAEGKGKVQVVRIDDKRNMIKTIPTAVHVSAKDNPLALELNDYIASAEGLVVWEKWGFEACTK
- a CDS encoding trehalose-6-phosphate synthase, with the protein product MESGMQKLVVVSNRLPAALKKENGQWKVNPGSGGLVTAMAPVLKNRGGVWIGWSGASEPDVDVDGLLADFSKEAGYELCTVPLTKEEVDGYYFGFSNEIIWPLFHDLQTRCRFFPKYWRAYLDVNFKFAEVVARKSDQDDYIWIQDYHLMHQAFFLKSMGVKRNIGFFLHIPFPTPDIFMKLPWRWKLIQALIDYDLVGFQTIQDRRNFVGCLQRLMPDARVEGRGAVVTVHAGNRKFRLGAFPISIDYNQFSDLAKRPDVARKAFELKEALRHRKIILGVDRLDYTKGIPERIRSIQTLLRRYPDLKGRMNFVQIAVPSREEVDEYKDLRTEIEQLVGRVNGEFSFPGWVPVHYHYRNLPHDELVAYYAAADIGLVTPLRDGMNLVAKEYCACNTSEDGVLVLSEFAGAAAQLQKHAYLVNPYDMDGIAKGIHRAFHWSKEERSLHMSKLREQVRKNNIFWWVDSFLQAGIAKTLGDFPEVETVHFEQV
- a CDS encoding co-chaperone GroES produces the protein MGLKPLHDRVIVKRKEEEERTAGGIYIPDSAKEKPQNGVIMAAGPECKTVQDGDIILFAKYAGSEFSMDGDELIIMREDDILGVFA
- the groL gene encoding chaperonin GroEL (60 kDa chaperone family; promotes refolding of misfolded polypeptides especially under stressful conditions; forms two stacked rings of heptamers to form a barrel-shaped 14mer; ends can be capped by GroES; misfolded proteins enter the barrel where they are refolded when GroES binds) translates to MAKAIDYKAVAREGMQNGVNILANAVKVTLGPKGRNVMLEKTWGAPQVTKDGVTVAEKIDLEDKLENMGAQMVKEVASKTNEIAGDGTTTATVLAQSIFNEGVKLLAAGRNPMSIKRGIDLAVDALAKELEAMAKPIKKSSEIAQIGSISANNDMTIGEILAEAVERVGDNGVITVEESQGLSTQLDVVEGMQWDQGYLSPYFINDGDKQAAVYEDPFILLSEGKISNIKPLVPILEAVAKAGRPLLIVAETVENDALAGLTINAMRGSLKVCAVKAPGFGERRKDMIRDIAIMTGATPVSEDTAVTLESIQPNDFGTAKKVVVDKNNTLVVDGAGDKEVVARRCEEIMNMVNNASSDYDREKLQERLAKMVGGVAVIKVGAPTEIEMKERKDRVEDALNATRAAVDEGIVAGGGTALVRAGKALAKVKGANDTEQAGVDIVVRAIEEPLRQIANNCGLEGTVIVEKVKALKGNNGFNAATGEYTDLVKAGVIDPKKVTRIALQNAASVSSMLLTTECAISEAVVEDEA
- a CDS encoding right-handed parallel beta-helix repeat-containing protein, whose product is MPQHHHIFKRLSLYFSSALLAVLIFSFPALAADTTVVGTGSSSQDVPNVQAAVDKGGSVLLKGKFNFGPEGRVKITKNIRISGETDSVGEPKTIITGGFWTLYAPLPYKDAPPSEKGPIVAVSSIRFDGSKGTPLHFPYVSGLDIRGCTVTDVIPQQVDIEWSEADTLAFQAGVIVGNRIVHTKGPLKKAVSGTIRIENNRFFMENKRPKSTAGFGVLTDWTTGAEITIKDNIILRTSRNGIEVLDNTRNAKGNGSITISGNRITTDEEGIPYPHKYGPNGIVAGWYFDTRGGADFSRNNRIAITGNRIEGRGEASTGILLYANDIVATCNDIIMGGGVSARGIVQTGSRGFFANNRVRGEARYALYCYPFESLKATANTFAWTELNDFTGIKGHVLLGGQVNVVVGSVPALLDKGKGNRVVETPPCALPEVDPEGESWEPVE
- a CDS encoding DUF2325 domain-containing protein, translating into MCAALVGGMDRLKREYVTEAKKNGVKLKHFTGKERKISQSLGNVDFVVMFTNKVSHKARKDVLDAVRGKDVPVYMHHSCGISTLRKQLDEVVG